A window of the Aquarana catesbeiana isolate 2022-GZ linkage group LG05, ASM4218655v1, whole genome shotgun sequence genome harbors these coding sequences:
- the LOC141146134 gene encoding hemoglobin subunit alpha-3-like, whose amino-acid sequence MTALASAANHLDDLAGNLSSLSDLHAYNLRVDPGNFVLLSHTIQVVLATHFPGDFTAEVQAASDKFLALVSAVLTSKYR is encoded by the exons ATGACTGCTCTTGCAAGTGCAGCCAATCACCTGGATGACCTTGCTGGCAACCTGTCCTCCCTCAGTGACCTGCACGCCTACAACCTAAGAGTGGATCCAGGAAACTTTGTT CTGCTGTCTCACACTATCCAGGTGGTCTTGGCTACTCACTTCCCTGGTGATTTTACTGCTGAAGTTCAGGCTGCCTCAGACAAATTCCTTGCTCTAGTCTCTGCAGTCCTCACCTCCAAGTACAGATAA